One genomic window of Streptomyces sp. WP-1 includes the following:
- a CDS encoding MFS transporter — MTLRTSPPAVSRPRTAAHRLRALRHSRLRRFLVGQSTSLLGSGMNTIATTFAVLQLPGGGVDAVGVVMAARILAVLAVLLLGGVFTDRLGARAVMLTADLLRFASQSVLAVLLLTHTARIWEVVALAVILGIGEGGFSPGLAALVPGLVPADDLADANAVLQITQAVASVAGPGLAGLLIAVSDPGSVVAVDAVSYGVSVVALAGLPLSQSSAPRRGLFSELGRGWKEFTSRTWLWVTTLHISLFNFLLWAPFLVLGPTLAQQRLGGARAWGLVLALYGTGSIVGGLALLGRNPSRALAWSMAASAGWAIPAAALAARAPLVGVAAAALLAGGGAAVCSTLVTTVIQREIPAEIRGRISAFDSLGAFALGPLGLALAGPVSGVVGADRLLGLGVLWQLTAVAVVLALPSVRRHGVK, encoded by the coding sequence ATGACGCTTCGCACTAGCCCTCCCGCTGTCTCCAGGCCCCGGACGGCTGCTCACCGTCTTCGCGCGCTGCGGCACTCCCGGCTCCGCCGTTTCCTCGTCGGCCAGAGCACGTCGCTGCTCGGCTCCGGGATGAACACGATCGCTACGACCTTCGCCGTGCTGCAGCTGCCGGGCGGCGGGGTCGACGCTGTCGGCGTGGTGATGGCGGCCCGGATTCTCGCGGTGCTGGCCGTACTGCTGCTCGGCGGAGTGTTCACCGATCGGCTCGGGGCCCGTGCGGTCATGCTGACGGCGGATCTGCTCAGGTTCGCCTCCCAGAGCGTGCTCGCCGTGCTGCTGCTCACCCACACCGCGAGAATCTGGGAAGTGGTCGCCCTGGCGGTGATCCTCGGAATCGGTGAGGGCGGATTCAGCCCGGGCCTGGCGGCCCTGGTGCCCGGCCTCGTTCCCGCGGACGACCTTGCGGACGCCAACGCGGTGCTGCAGATCACCCAGGCCGTGGCCTCGGTCGCGGGGCCAGGTCTGGCCGGTCTGCTCATCGCGGTTTCCGATCCGGGCTCAGTCGTCGCTGTCGACGCGGTCAGCTACGGCGTGAGCGTCGTGGCCCTGGCCGGGCTGCCCCTGTCGCAGTCGTCGGCACCACGCCGCGGATTGTTCAGCGAACTGGGACGCGGCTGGAAGGAGTTCACCTCCCGCACCTGGTTGTGGGTCACGACCCTCCATATCAGCCTGTTCAACTTCCTGCTCTGGGCGCCGTTCCTGGTGCTTGGACCGACTCTCGCCCAGCAGCGGCTCGGCGGCGCGCGGGCGTGGGGGCTGGTACTGGCCTTGTACGGCACCGGCTCGATCGTCGGCGGCCTGGCGCTGCTCGGCCGGAACCCCAGCCGGGCACTCGCCTGGTCCATGGCCGCGTCCGCCGGCTGGGCCATTCCGGCGGCCGCGCTGGCCGCGCGGGCGCCCCTGGTTGGGGTGGCAGCCGCCGCTCTTCTCGCGGGCGGCGGCGCGGCGGTATGCAGCACCCTCGTGACGACGGTCATCCAGCGTGAGATCCCCGCCGAGATCCGCGGACGCATCAGCGCCTTCGACAGCCTGGGCGCCTTCGCTCTGGGGCCGCTCGGACTGGCACTGGCCGGGCCGGTGTCGGGCGTCGTCGGAGCAGACCGGCTCCTGGGGCTCGGCGTGCTGTGGCAGCTGACCGCGGTCGCGGTGGTACTGGCGCTCCCGTCCGTGCGAAGGCATGGCGTGAAGTGA
- a CDS encoding DUF3291 domain-containing protein: MPHLALYTFGVLKSPLADPAPLTREFYDIGEAVYRKIGGHPGYLAHAEAADGDRGMLFGADWGAWGEFAVPTWYGKGRTVETTALAATLSLWTDLSPVFDAIYTGLHRAALNRRYDWFERTGHPNYVFWWVADGEIPTWQDGVSRLEHLHEHGPAPHAFTFHHPFAPDGTPTRIKGIGPQNDQVR; this comes from the coding sequence ATGCCCCATCTTGCTCTGTACACATTCGGCGTCCTGAAGTCACCTCTCGCCGATCCCGCCCCTCTCACGCGCGAGTTCTACGACATCGGTGAGGCCGTCTACCGGAAGATCGGCGGGCACCCCGGGTACCTCGCGCACGCTGAAGCGGCGGACGGTGACCGGGGCATGCTCTTCGGGGCGGACTGGGGTGCGTGGGGAGAGTTCGCCGTACCGACCTGGTACGGCAAGGGCCGTACCGTGGAGACCACCGCGCTGGCCGCGACCCTCTCGCTCTGGACCGACCTGAGCCCCGTCTTCGACGCCATCTACACCGGTCTGCACCGTGCCGCGCTGAACAGGCGTTACGACTGGTTCGAGAGGACCGGACACCCGAATTACGTGTTCTGGTGGGTCGCCGACGGCGAGATACCCACCTGGCAGGACGGGGTTTCCAGGCTGGAACACCTCCACGAGCACGGCCCCGCGCCGCACGCCTTCACCTTCCACCACCCGTTCGCCCCGGACGGAACCCCCACCAGGATCAAAGGCATCGGGCCGCAGAACGACCAGGTCCGCTGA
- a CDS encoding universal stress protein, whose amino-acid sequence MSAPVPASKDDRNPGSGRRPIVVGLDPGPARRTAPAWAADEPARRRLPLRLVHVEGVPTPGDRRTAVPPSWEGWNEALHEAGKKVLEEAAEFVSARHPGLAVDTLLAEGDPVWTLCEQSRDATSLVLGSHHLSRRQEVFGSASIALPVMARTHCPLMVVPEPEHTTQDPPYYVVGVDGSERSAAAVDVAFEEAALRGAGLRALLVWEHGPLRVFDERGPQEESRRLLSEIVAGRHARYPEVDLHHEVVAGHPVQVLTEASEHALGLVVGTRGRGGFAGMLLGSVSQGVLHHARCPVIAVPTHG is encoded by the coding sequence ATGTCCGCTCCCGTACCCGCGAGCAAGGACGACCGGAACCCCGGCTCCGGTCGCCGGCCGATCGTGGTGGGGCTCGATCCCGGCCCCGCCCGCCGCACGGCACCCGCCTGGGCCGCGGACGAGCCCGCCCGCCGACGGCTGCCACTGCGTCTGGTCCATGTCGAGGGCGTACCGACCCCCGGCGACCGCAGAACGGCGGTCCCGCCCTCCTGGGAGGGATGGAACGAGGCGCTGCACGAGGCCGGGAAGAAGGTGCTGGAGGAGGCCGCGGAGTTCGTGTCGGCCCGGCACCCGGGCCTGGCGGTGGACACGCTGCTCGCGGAGGGCGATCCGGTGTGGACGCTGTGCGAGCAGAGTCGCGACGCCACCTCGCTCGTCCTCGGCTCGCACCATCTGAGCCGGCGCCAGGAGGTGTTCGGCTCCGCGTCGATCGCCCTCCCGGTGATGGCCCGTACACACTGTCCCCTGATGGTCGTGCCCGAGCCGGAACACACCACCCAGGATCCGCCGTACTACGTCGTCGGCGTCGACGGCAGCGAACGCTCCGCGGCGGCGGTGGACGTGGCGTTCGAGGAGGCGGCGCTGCGCGGCGCGGGGCTGCGGGCCCTGCTGGTATGGGAGCACGGCCCACTGCGGGTCTTCGACGAGCGCGGGCCGCAGGAGGAGTCCCGCCGCCTCCTCTCCGAGATCGTGGCGGGCCGCCACGCCCGCTACCCCGAGGTGGACCTGCACCACGAAGTGGTCGCGGGCCATCCGGTGCAGGTGCTCACCGAGGCCTCGGAACACGCGCTCGGCCTGGTGGTGGGCACGCGGGGGCGCGGCGGCTTCGCGGGCATGCTGCTGGGCTCGGTGAGCCAGGGCGTGCTGCACCACGCCCGCTGCCCCGTGATCGCCGTTCCGACCCACGGGTGA
- a CDS encoding CatB-related O-acetyltransferase, with translation MPVPADPTVLHPMPGQPRVALLKPLVKSPLIKVGEYSYYDDPDDATAFETRNVLYHYGPEKLIIGRFCALGTGVRFIMNGANHRMDGPSTFPFPTMGGSWSEHFDLLTGLPNRGDTVVGNDVWFGHGATVMPGVRIGHGAIIATGAVVTADVPDYGIVGGNPARLIRTRYSAEDTARLLAVAWWDWPAEHITEHIRTIMAGSIAGLEAAAPARAGGE, from the coding sequence ATGCCCGTACCGGCCGATCCGACCGTCCTGCATCCGATGCCCGGGCAGCCGCGCGTCGCCCTGCTGAAGCCGCTGGTGAAGTCCCCGCTGATCAAGGTCGGGGAGTACTCGTACTACGACGACCCCGACGACGCGACCGCCTTCGAGACGCGCAACGTGCTCTACCACTACGGGCCGGAGAAGCTGATCATCGGCAGGTTCTGCGCGCTCGGCACCGGCGTGCGGTTCATCATGAACGGCGCCAACCACCGCATGGACGGCCCCTCGACCTTCCCCTTCCCCACCATGGGCGGCTCCTGGTCCGAGCACTTCGACCTGCTCACCGGCCTGCCGAACCGGGGGGACACCGTCGTCGGCAACGACGTCTGGTTCGGGCACGGCGCGACGGTGATGCCTGGCGTGCGGATCGGCCACGGCGCGATCATCGCGACCGGCGCCGTGGTCACCGCGGACGTCCCCGACTACGGCATCGTCGGCGGCAACCCGGCCCGCCTCATCCGCACCCGCTACAGCGCCGAGGACACCGCCCGGCTCCTCGCGGTGGCCTGGTGGGACTGGCCTGCGGAGCACATCACCGAGCACATCCGCACCATCATGGCGGGCAGCATCGCCGGCTTGGAGGCGGCCGCCCCCGCGCGTGCTGGCGGAGAGTAG
- a CDS encoding adenosylcobinamide amidohydrolase produces the protein MTVAPPPRAVAGVLPIRTLTRVEDDEQLSALLWRAGSGWRMISSAVLGGGIGERSWVLNAQVSHGYSRTDPDSHLASLAQDAGARGPGVGLMTAADVLRYGRGYDDGVEAVVTAGLGVHGWAAAPAPGTLSPPAPGTINIVVAVPTALTDAALVNAVTTATEAKVQALLDSGYDCSGTPTDAVCVAARIPRPGEEPQSFAGPRSLWGARLARAVHSAVCAAVEPVRGGTLTSAGTPAGS, from the coding sequence GTGACCGTCGCCCCACCGCCCCGTGCCGTCGCCGGCGTCCTTCCGATACGGACGCTCACCCGCGTCGAGGACGACGAGCAGCTGTCGGCCCTGCTGTGGCGGGCCGGATCCGGCTGGCGGATGATCAGCAGCGCGGTTCTCGGCGGGGGCATCGGTGAGCGCTCCTGGGTGCTCAACGCCCAGGTCTCGCACGGCTACAGCCGCACCGACCCCGACAGCCACCTCGCAAGCCTCGCCCAGGACGCCGGGGCGCGGGGGCCGGGCGTCGGTCTGATGACGGCCGCCGACGTCCTCCGGTACGGCCGAGGGTACGACGACGGTGTCGAGGCGGTGGTCACCGCGGGTCTCGGCGTCCACGGCTGGGCCGCCGCCCCCGCCCCGGGCACGCTCTCGCCGCCCGCGCCCGGCACCATCAACATCGTCGTCGCCGTCCCCACCGCCCTGACCGACGCCGCGCTGGTCAACGCGGTCACCACCGCCACCGAGGCCAAGGTCCAGGCCCTCCTCGACTCCGGCTACGACTGCTCCGGCACCCCCACGGACGCGGTGTGCGTCGCCGCCCGGATCCCCCGACCCGGCGAGGAGCCGCAGTCCTTCGCCGGCCCCCGCTCCCTGTGGGGCGCGCGTCTGGCCCGCGCGGTTCATTCCGCGGTGTGTGCCGCCGTAGAGCCGGTGCGCGGTGGAACCCTCACATCGGCGGGGACACCCGCTGGTTCATGA
- a CDS encoding macrolide family glycosyltransferase: MVGIPLVSHVLPSLAVIRELVARGHRVTYANDPAVTDLVTGAGAELVPYSSGLPFADNIWPEDPIATMDLFLSDAVRALPRLRATYDRDPADLYLYDIGAYAGRALAEVQNRPLLQLSPTFVAWEGYAEEVSAPIRQLPGADAHWARFAEWLAGCGASTTDVDSFFGRPARTLALISRAMQPHSDRVDTGTVTYVGPCFDQATPATEEWARPAGAEKVLLVSLGSAFTRQPEFYRQCLAAYGNLPGWHVVLQIGKYTDPHELGTIPPHVEVHSWVPQRAILDRADAFVTHAGMGGCGEGLLAGVPMIAVPQAAEQFMNADRLVELGVARRIDTADATADALRAALLDLVGDPEVARRSARLSAEARAEGGTARAADLIEEMVG; the protein is encoded by the coding sequence ATGGTCGGCATCCCCCTCGTCAGTCATGTCCTGCCCAGCCTCGCGGTCATCCGTGAACTGGTGGCGCGCGGCCACCGGGTGACGTACGCCAACGACCCGGCGGTCACCGACCTGGTCACGGGCGCCGGCGCCGAGCTTGTGCCCTACTCGTCCGGGCTGCCGTTCGCCGACAACATCTGGCCGGAGGACCCCATCGCCACGATGGACCTCTTCCTCTCCGACGCGGTGCGGGCACTCCCCCGGCTGCGCGCCACCTACGACCGGGACCCGGCGGATCTGTATCTGTACGACATCGGCGCCTACGCCGGGCGCGCCCTCGCCGAGGTGCAGAACCGGCCGCTGCTTCAGCTGTCTCCGACGTTCGTGGCGTGGGAGGGCTACGCCGAGGAAGTCTCGGCACCCATCCGGCAGTTGCCGGGCGCCGACGCCCACTGGGCGAGGTTCGCCGAGTGGCTCGCCGGGTGCGGGGCGTCCACGACCGATGTGGACTCCTTCTTCGGTCGGCCCGCGCGTACCCTGGCGCTGATCTCCCGCGCGATGCAGCCGCACTCCGACCGCGTCGACACCGGCACCGTGACCTATGTCGGACCCTGCTTCGACCAGGCCACGCCCGCCACGGAGGAGTGGGCCCGACCGGCGGGAGCCGAGAAGGTGCTGCTGGTCTCCCTGGGTTCGGCGTTCACCCGGCAACCGGAGTTCTACCGACAGTGTCTGGCGGCCTACGGGAATCTGCCCGGCTGGCATGTCGTCCTCCAGATCGGCAAGTACACGGATCCTCACGAACTCGGCACCATCCCGCCCCATGTCGAGGTCCACTCCTGGGTCCCGCAGCGGGCGATCCTCGACCGGGCGGACGCCTTCGTCACCCACGCCGGCATGGGCGGCTGCGGCGAGGGCCTGCTGGCGGGGGTACCGATGATCGCCGTACCGCAGGCCGCCGAGCAGTTCATGAACGCCGACCGGCTGGTGGAGCTGGGCGTGGCCCGCCGCATCGACACCGCGGATGCCACCGCCGACGCCCTCCGGGCCGCTCTGCTGGACCTGGTCGGGGATCCGGAGGTGGCACGACGCTCGGCGCGGCTGAGTGCCGAGGCGCGGGCCGAGGGCGGCACCGCGCGGGCCGCCGACCTCATCGAGGAGATGGTGGGCTGA
- a CDS encoding DUF4232 domain-containing protein, with protein MSKKHTFAAVAALALAFTAGGGIAVAAPATAENVAPSACRPANHTATIKAAPASSGHSHYRVTLTAARGYESCVLAGSPTGVRFSNHGKQTGVAAGHYGDQKTKVTFGPGHPVHFDIQVPNLHRGTASNEASFTLQAPGGEIPGTSFAEGKFSVAPGTLIGPVQRGA; from the coding sequence ATGAGCAAGAAGCACACATTCGCCGCGGTGGCCGCACTCGCGCTGGCGTTCACGGCGGGCGGGGGAATCGCCGTGGCCGCACCCGCGACGGCCGAGAACGTCGCGCCCTCGGCGTGCCGTCCGGCCAACCACACGGCGACGATCAAGGCGGCGCCCGCCAGTTCGGGGCACAGCCACTATCGCGTGACCCTGACCGCCGCGCGCGGGTACGAGTCGTGCGTGCTGGCCGGTTCGCCCACCGGCGTACGGTTCTCGAACCACGGCAAGCAGACCGGTGTGGCCGCCGGGCACTACGGCGACCAGAAGACGAAGGTGACCTTCGGTCCGGGCCACCCGGTGCACTTCGACATCCAGGTGCCGAACCTGCACCGCGGCACGGCCTCGAACGAGGCGTCGTTCACGCTTCAGGCCCCGGGCGGTGAGATCCCCGGCACGTCCTTCGCCGAAGGCAAGTTCTCCGTGGCCCCCGGCACCCTGATCGGCCCGGTCCAGCGCGGCGCCTGA